The Syngnathus typhle isolate RoL2023-S1 ecotype Sweden linkage group LG16, RoL_Styp_1.0, whole genome shotgun sequence genome includes a region encoding these proteins:
- the supt7l gene encoding STAGA complex 65 subunit gamma, producing MMRYWGEIPGPAGGPASRSSFDLLQREFRSVEMQDPPLHQPSAQRPRPTTMLDVPSEPCSLTIHTVQLCQHARRLRGLLAASQGQSSTPSEVGGRPEDVDANLPLRPPTPPAMPDDLLPIDSKEPRQPFQLRHSDPESDFYKGKGEPVTELSWPSCRQLLYQSVATILAHAGLEMAHESVLETLTDLVHEHYLRLTRLLRVAVDREARLGATPFPDVMEQVFHEMGIGSVLALQRFWQVRIKDYHSYMLQVCNDLSEEYERLVNPEKAPEDSKPPRIKEEPMSDISFPVSEEPEADLASGDQALPMGVLGAHGERLSAGLDADHSPHTSGGGVANNSPLWPHVKMEPHDGEEGQGASHHPHHHHHHLGGDVFDEGGPMSTMSESGGAMNPSPAGAASDGSYASHSPDSLMSTSPVFNQRPKKRARKM from the exons ATGATGCGCTACTGGGGCGAGATCCCCGGGCCTGCAGGTGGCCCGGCCAGTCGCAGCTCCTTTGATTTGCTCCAGCGTGAGTTTCGCTCTGTGGAGATGCAGGACCCTCCGCTGCATCAGCCGTCGGCCCAGCGCCCGCGCCCCACCACCATGTTGGACGTCCCGTCAGAACCTTGTAGTCTGACCATTCACACGGTGCAGCTGTGCCAGCATGCCCGCCGCCTCCGTGGCCTTCTGGCGGCATCTCAGGGTCAGAGCTCGACGCCTTCGGAGGTTGGTGGCAGGCCGGAGGATGTGGATGCAAACCTGCCCTTGCGTCCTCCCACCCcacctgccatgcctgatgacTTGCTACCAATTGATAGCAAAGAACCTCGACAACCCTTTCAGCTCCGCCACAGTGACCCTGAAAGTGACTTTTATAA GGGTAAAGGGGAGCCGGTCACAGAGCTGAGTTGGCCCTCCTGCAGACAGCTCCTTTATCAGTCGGTGGCCACCATCTTGGCTCACGCAGGCTTGGAGATGGCCCATGAGAGCGTCCTAGAAACTCTGACCGATCTGGTTCACGAGCACTACCTACGCCTGACCCGCCTTCTGCGGGTAGCTGTGGACAGGGAGGCCCGGCTGGGTGCCACACCCTTTCCTGATGTGATGGAGCAAGTTTTCCATGAAATGGGGATCGGCAGTGTGCTTGCCCTGCAGCGCTTCTGGCAAGTGCGCATCAAGGATTATCACAGTTACATGTTACAG GTCTGTAATGATCTGTCAGAAGAATACGAGAGGTTGGTGAATCCAGAAAAGGCTCCGGAGGACTCCAAGCCCCCCAGGATCAAGGAGGAGCCGATGAGTGACATTTCCTTCCCTGTTAGTGAGGAGCCAGAGGCTGACCTAGCATCTGGGGACCAAGCCTTGCCCATGGGGGTCCTCGGGGCTCATGGTGAGAGGCTGTCAGCAGGCCTGGATGCCGACCATTCTCCTCACACCTCAG GTGGTGGCGTGGCCAACAACTCTCCCTTGTGGCCACACGTAAAAATGGAACCGCACGATGGCGAGGAAGGCCAGGGTGCTTCACACCAcccccatcatcatcatcaccacctgGGCGGAGACGTGTTTGACGAGGGTGGCCCCATGTCGACAATGAGCGAGTCTGGAGGCGCTATGAACCCCTCTCCCGCTGGGGCGGCATCAGATGGCAGCTATGCCTCACATTCCCCGGACTCTTTGATGAGCACCTCACCAGTCTTCAATCAGAGACCCAAGAAACGAGCAAGGAAGATGTGA